The DNA window GGTATCGAGTTTTAATGACCCACTTTCCAGCTCAAGACTGTTTAAGTTCGGCCAGCCATCTGTATTGGTTTGGACTAATTCTGAAAGTCCCCTGGCAGAGCAATTAGTATGGCCATTGGCCAACATGAATGGCCGATAAAGGCGGCAAACGGCGGGCGTAGTATTGTCAAGGAAAACAAACGAGTTGAGTTTGCCAACGGACACTTGGGGGGCTTCTGCCGGGGTGTTTTGCCCGCTTCTTCGGGCCCTGCCCAAAGAGACGTCTGGTCCCAGACCCAAAAAGTGtagaaagagaaaaaaaaacacagaaagaGTAATTTCACAGTCTCTGAAAGTCATTACCCATTGATATGTGTTCTGTATTAGGTGAAAAAGAGAGTCTTTTTGTGCGCTTTTTGTCTCGATTTTGTGTTGACAACATTGGAAAGGGCAAAGACAGCCCAAGATAGCAGCAAAGCGAAACATGAAATTAATAGAATTAAGAGGTGAAGAATTCAATTCAAGGCAATATTCAGGGACGACAATTAAGTGGAACGGAACCTTGACAGGAAAGCGGATCGGACACACGCTGCGTATACTCAATATGCAAGGCGAACTTTTAAAAGCGCCTTTCTTGGGCTAAAAAATATCGAATTTCTCctttaataatttaagcaaTAGAACATATAGTAGCTCTACTTTAACAAGCACCTAAACATACCAGATCAAAGCacttattaattattatactaCAATTCTGTAGTATACAAATGATATAATAAACTGAGcttattacgtatacgtaatgtaATATAGCCAACTTTCGCACACCTTTAACTTACCCCAAAACGGGCTCATTCTgcatttaataaacaaaatctagttcccacaaattaatttgtgtgaaaaatatgtgaaaattCCTCACGAAGCAGCAATATTCATTAATTTGGTGAATGTCACATAGTCTGTGTGAGTTGCTAGGGGGTGTTTTGGGTCCCGAATCCCGGCCTGCAAGCCGGAGGAACATACATATGAATGCATAATTGGAAcataaaatttcgaaaatattttacaacattCTCGGTGTGGCCCCATGTGAGTGTTTCGGTTTTTGCTTAGCCGGATCCCCAAACCCCCTGGGTTACCCCTTGGTTGCCCGGCCCTTGGTTGCTCCTCGGCTATTCATGGTCATGCCTGTTCCGCATTAATTCATTCGCAGAAAGGGGAGCCAGCCAGGACTAGTCAGCCAGCCGGCCGAAGATGGACCAGCGTAATCTAACACTGCCAACGCCAGCCGCAACAACAATTATGTCCTCGTCATCCGCAGCGATGGCGGCGGGCCTTGCATCCTTTGTGGGGGGAGCAGGCGGAGGACCCACGACGTCTGCCCTGGCAGGATCCACAATAGCATtagccacaacaacaacgacggcAGCGACGACAACCACGCCGGCCACATTTTTTACCTACAGCATACCAGGCATGGACATTGCGCCAGGACCATTTATATTCACCTACGTTAGTGAATTTTTATCGCTTATCACGCCCGAGGAATTGCCGCTGGGTAAGTCCCCTCCATCCGCCCCCTGCcgcagtgggcgtggccgtgtCCTTGTGCGCATATATGGGTTCGAAGGATACCGTGGAAGGGGTTTCCGGTGTGGGCGGGTGTCTGCTTGCCAACAATGAAGGCATTAGAGATGTAAATTCAGAACAGCTTTTGATAGGTAGGCAAGTTATTCAGCACACACGAAAGTGCTGGGTTAAACTGTGCACGAGGAAAAAATAACTTATAAATTGAGGAAGCCCAGAAATCATCACGTTTAAAAATCACTTATAAAggcgcctaaaagtatgcaacaatgtaaatttaatattggaattatttcactgcatacttttagacaacTTTCTAAGCCAGATCAATTTTTGACAAGTAATACAGTTAAAATTATgtactttttaaattcattcaGTTTAATAGagcccaaaaatatatattaaaggtAAGCTCAAACAAATGCACCAGTCGTTTTTGATGACCCCAAACTGAAGTACTatatttttccagtgcacGAATACTTAGTTTTACGATTAAAACAATCAAGGCTTAAATAGTTCCAAAGGCACTGATCCCTCAGTAGTGGTCCCCTTGTCCCTGACCCCTTTCCCATTAAAAATGCATGTTGGGTGAGAGGTTGAGGCTGCCCCAAGGTTTTTGGGGCCCAGTCGGCCTAGCTACAGTGATCCCCCTTCGAATCATGTGTTTGTAAATTCAATCCATCCAATCATAGAGCCTCAAAATTGGTCGTGCCTGCCCAGATGACCGATGAGCAGAAGCTGAGCACTTTCATGGAGCGACATGGGGTGCGTGAGGAGGTGGCCCGCCGGTACTTAAGTACCAACAACTGGTCCTTGGATATAGCCAGCAGCACCTACGAATCGGATGCGGCGGCCAAAAAGGAGGAGCCCGTCGAGTCCACGCAGGTGGAAGATGGGAGTCATCGGGATCTGCAGTCCCTGCTAAGTCACCATTCCCGAAGGCGGGACAACAACCAGGATGGCTACCAGGCCGGAGCCTCCGGAAGCTCATCCGATCACGAGGTGTCTTTGGTGGGCAAGCGGGTACACATCAACAACTCCACGCCGGCCATAACCAACCACGATAGCGATCGGAGTCTGAGGGTCTGGGGTCATGGCGTTCGTCTCGGCAGCGCCCATCCCATCATTCCACCTCCCCGGTCGGCGACCGAAGATTCCGAGTCCGAGCCCACCGACGACGAGCACACCATTGTGGTGCTCCACCTTTGGTCGGAGGGATTCTCCCTGGACGATGGCTCCTTGAGGCCGTACTCCCTTCCAGAAAACGAACGGTTTCTTCGCGCAGTCCTAAGTGGAGACTTTCCGGAGGAGATGCTCCGGGTGCCCAGGGTCCAGCTCAGCGTGCAGGATCACACCAACGAACCCTATCGGCATCTCTCGCGGAAACAGTTCATGGGACCTGGTAGACCGCTGAACAGCCCTCCATCCAGGATTGTGGTGGGCATGCTGCCCCTGCCAGTGGAGCCCCAGAGCCTTCAGCTCAACGAAAGAGCCGCCATTACCACGGTGCAGTTGAGGATGGCGGATGGAAGTCGCGTGGCAGGACGCTTCAATCTCACCCACAATGTTGGAGATCTGTATCGGTACGCTCGACTTGCCAGGCCCGAGTACTCCAGCCGAAACTTCGTGCTCCTGACTGCCTTTCCGCGGCAGGAACTCCTCGAAACGGACACCCGTACTCTGGTCCAGGCCAATCTGTGCAACGTGGTGGTCATCCAGCACCTGAACGAGGAGCAGGCGGAGCCCTTGTCCAGCGATGCTTCTGAGATGGTAGAGAAATAAAGGgcaagatatatattttattaaaaaggggTTCCTTTCTTTTAAGAGTATATCCATGTCTTAGTCCTAGctttttatagaatttaagGCCAAGATCAGTTGAGATAATGTGTTCTAGAAGTGTGCGATAAATAtattaactatattttatttatagtagTTTTTGTCTAGGATAATAGAGTTAGGTGAATCTATCATTTTATCTCACACTGCAGTATTTTAATCAGATGATTTCTGGAGGTTTAATTATGTCCCCAACTTGGAAACTATTCTCATTTGTTTGATATTGCAGATTCCATACGCGATGTATTACACAAAAACACCAGCCTGCTGGACTTTGCCTCCAATGTGAGTGGTTCCAGAATTGAGTTGTGGTGGCATCTATAACCACAGTATCTATCCCCACTTAGGCCATTAAAATAGAGTCCGGCTTCATTGCGCTGATGAGCGTGTTCGCCATCCTGGCCCTGGTGCCCCTGCTTGCCACCTGTGCCTGGTGCTGTGGTCGGCGCTCCACCCAGGAGGAGGTGGACCACATACGGAATGCACCCTGTAACATCCGGGACGAGTCGCTGGAGGAGAGCTTGAGGTGTCGCAAGAGCGCCGGGCTGGTCACCCTGTGGATTGTTTTCATCCTGCTAACGTGCGTGCCGAAAACTTGAGAGCTTAACTCTTAGAATGGAAAGTAACTGCCGTTGCAAACCACTCTTTGCAGGCTAAGCGACTTTAGCATATTCTACGCCAACAGTCGCCTGTCCGCCGGAGTCGAGATGACGCCCGAGATGGTCAAGTCAGCCGTGCACGACGTGGAGGTCTTCCTGAAGGACACGCATCTACAAATCAAACACAAACTGGATAATGGTTTTCACGTTTCCGTGGAGCGGGTCGTCAAAGATCTAGAAGGTCAGTAATTCAGTCGACTGGCGAAAGTTTGCCAACTTTGTGTCGCCAGGCACTCGAGCTCGAACTCCCGCCCATTTTATGGCCTTCGATCCATGCATTATGCTGCAACTTTTTCCGCACTGCGATGTAAATGTGCGAATCTCTCCATATATATGCGTGTATCTATGCCTTTCAGACGTGGATGTTCTCCTTGGCGAGCCGATTCAATCGGAAATATCCGCACACACTGGCCTTGAGCTGGCGTATGATTCACTGACGACACTTAGCCTGGGTAAGTACGGATGGTTAAGTGCTCCCCATGCGATGGTATGGCGTGGTTTGGTACGGTATGGCCATGCGATTGTCTGGTTTCGGACTTGACCCAAATTCCATTGTTAGTGCCCTGCATGGACCGCATGGCCAGTAGGCCTATCCTATCCACCACCCGCTATTGGCCAAACATGACAAAAAACCAGTCCCAATAAATTACGGCCCAAAAGGGTGTGACCTTTGGGCGGggctttaaattttacactttTCCTCTCTTAatttcacttgtgttttgaTTTCCATTGATTGCGGTTTCCATTTTAAAGAGGCATTAGTGTGCGACAAGCATTATTCAGAATACTCTAATTAAAGGTTTACGAACGGACACTCTCTCAAGCGGACAATCTTAAGATTGAATAAGTTTTGTAGTCTTttatgatttgtttttattgcatttcgaCTTGGTTGATTCTTATTTTATACGAgcaattttatattatatagacAATAACCATTTGCGTTACTACTTTGCTCTTATGAACGGACGCTCTGTTCGGCGGACAACTActttttttatacttataaAAAGTTCGGCTTATCTTAACAAAcattaaacattaaataattttgttattgCAAAAGTTAAAATAGGTTAGACCATTTAAACAACACAATCTATAACAATATATCTACTCCCCGAGGCCTAATGCTTTCTCATAATCTATTGAACCACCCAAAAACCGGACTTGAAATCCACTTCTCCCAACAAATCCATACCATCCACTCAAGAGCAAACAATCTAAAAAATCAGACCCCATGGCAGCCGCAAAACGCAGGCCATCGGTAAATATGTTGGCAGCGGTTCTCGGCCAAAAAACGATTGTTTGCGCCCAATTTCATTAGGAGAATGCAAACGGAGGCAAACGGAGGCAGCCGGATCCGGCCGGAGTCTTCCTACACAATTGCCAAGATGACAACTCCATTATGTTCGCCATCGAACACAATGTGTAATTTGGAATCATGCTCCTGCGACTCCTTGAATCCCCGAAAAGCACCCCAAAGAAAACACGCTACAATAACGctgcaaataataatattttcgtgCATTTGTCGCTGTCAGCGAACGCGGAGCTCATCTATCGCGTGCTCATGCTGCAGGAGACGGTGGGCAGGGCCTTGAAGCTCTCCCAGGAGGCGGCCGCCAGGATGGAGGAGCTGCAGATCCAGCTGTCCGTGCTGCAGCGCCAGTGCACGTACCGCGACCGCCCGCTTTGCGacacgctgcgtatacgcagcTTCGAGGAGAACGGCGTCGTCGACGCCCTGAAAACTGTGAGTCCTGTGCGCGTGGCGCCGCTCGATTATACCGCTTTTTCGAGGATATTCTGGCAAGGGTATGCTACCGTTGAGCACATAAACTGGAATTGCAACGAAATATCTATGGTTTTTAAAAAGCTTAAGAATtggtctaaaagtatgcaacgatatattttgtatgtgGAAGAAGAATGCTTTTATTCAAAGTATACTTATGAACGCCTTCAAGAGATTTTAAatctctttttttattataaaaaaatgtatttgataaaacaaaaaactgttTAATggaatatacaaattttatagaattgtgaaaaagctGTCAGAAATTAGGCAACAAAAGCAAGAATAAAAACCAATAATTTCCTATCTTATACTCCAACCTTTATTTAAATGCTTTCATATTAAGTCATGCAgcctgaaatattttattttttatgaatatattagGTTTGAAAGTATACAGATCAGAGTTTCAAAAGAAATCTTTGTAACCGGCACGGCCttgtaatataatattaaatagaaTACCATTGCCAGGGTATCCTTAGTTTCTGTTCCCCCAAAATAACCTTCGTTTCTAGTCCaatgtataaataatttgtactCTGACTTCCTGCCCTCCCCCTTTTTTCCCTTCGGACCTCACTGTTTTTCTAATTTCACCCGCAATATCTTATTTCCTGGACAACGGAACGGCACGACGACAACGCTGACAATTTGTCAGCTGCAAGAGGACCAGAGCATCTTCCGTATGCGCTACTTGGGCGAAATTGAATTCGGTGCCACTGTCAAAAATCTGACATCGGAAGTTGGCGTGTCACGTTCCATTTTCAGCAATTTCCCGCAACAAGTTAAACATGACACGGCATATGAACGGAACTGTGAGTACGgcaatcaaaataaaaggaTGAGCGGGGCCAGATATTTAAGTTTGGCTTTCAACCAGGCCAAGTTAATCGCCCGCCCTACATCAAAATCCATATTGTGCCCTGCCGAAAACCCAATTATGCCAACTGGCTAAAGTGTACAGTTCAATCAATAGCACAGGTGTCAAGTTTCCCATTCAAACCCCCTTATCGAAACCCTATGATTTGGAAATGCAATTTCCGAAACATAGAGCAGAACacagagaaagaaaaatttaaatgaaataataatctttgtcaaatatttaaatttcaagagGTTTTTAACCTAAAAgtatctaaaagtatgcaacaatatatttggtTCTTGAATATGCAAAGGATAAAATGttcagcatacttttagacttCATTTTAAGGGGCTTCAAATCTCTTCATATTGTATGACAGTCAATAATTATTTGATGACAGTATGAAACtacatttctttaattttgctATACTCGTAAAATACTTTTTCCTGTGTAGCCACAGAAGTTCCTCAAGTTTAGCCCCAGTATTAATTAGTGTCATTGGGTTCTGGTCTGTGGATGCTAATTGAATTGTCTCTAACTTATCTGCAGATACGTTGGAACAGTTGGCGACTATTCGCCTTCGGACGACAGCCAATGCCCAGCTGCTGACCTCGACGATAAGTGGACTGCTGCAGCGGCTGGAGGGCACCTGGTCGTCCCTGCAGCCCGCCTACAACGAGCTGAAGGAGTGGGCCGATGCCTACTGGAGTGTGGGATGGATCGCCGGAACTGTGATCGTCTGGGTGATGCTCTTCATGCTGATGTCCTACTGCTGCTTCCTCTGCGAGTCGAATGTCAAGTCCGGAGTGGTCTTCTTCATCGCCGTCATGCTCATCTGCCTGGCCAGCATTTGTCTGACCTTCTACGCGGTGTTTTCCCTGGCTGTGGGTGGCAATGCCGAGGTCTTCCTCTGCCGATCGCTCTACGATGAGGACTACAGCATGCTGAACAAGCTGCTGGACAAGCCGGGTTACGCATACGCCCGGGAGCCCCAAACCGGGATCATAGGGGAGTTACTGCGTCCAGCTGGAGTCAATCGCTCGGTGGTCAATGTGGGGCTGGGCCAGGCCCTCAGGTGAGTCCAAAGACCACGTCCACCAACCAGAGCTCCCAGGTAGCCAAAAGTTAAAGCCCCAAAATGCCCAGCCAGCGTTGAAGTAACGAATTTTGTTATCCAATAACTTTGATACTGTACGTGCCTGTAATTTTGATTGCCCCCCAAAGACCGAGTTACCTGCTGTTCCTCTGTGTGGGAAAAATGAACCCTACTTTTTATGGCTCATCATCGATTGGCAGTTAAGAGGGAAATTAGGAAGATTCATAAAAATAGGTTTATAATCTTGATTCGACCCTTTAAAGTGGACCCACTTTAAGCATTCTGTTTTTATGACTTCCCGAATATTTCCGCCTTCAAAAAGATGTATCCATTCCGAAATGCCTGGCTGCACTTTCCAGAATCTACTCCCCTAGCAAAAGCTCTTAATCGATTCCACTGTGATTACCCATTTCTGTGATTATTGTTGCCACTCTCGACCTTTCCCTATGTCGGAACCTTGGGCAGCCGCAACGCACTCCCCTGGACCGGCAAAGTTATTCGGCTTCGAAATCCCAATCATCCCATTTGGAACTCATGAACTCAAGGGTGCAGGCTGGGGCGGAACCGAAATAAACCGGAGCAGAACAGAGCAGTCGGCCCTAAGCCACAAAGTTTTGAAAGCCCAGTGAAATTTCCCAGCCACATGGCACTCAATTTTGCAGGGAACACGCCAATGCCAATTCAGCTGGCCGCACGCACCACCCACTTGCAAGCACACCACCCCCTGAACCACCCGGCACCACCCACTTGTAACCGCAAATTTTAAGCACGATTCCAATTATCCGAGCAGCTACAAAATGCACATGCATGTGGGGTCTGGTATGGGTATAAATGGCCGGATTTACAGGGATGCACCGTCCCCTCCCCGTAGATATTATGGGCATACACGAACCTGAGGCTTCCATCCAATCTTTTGACATTTCTTTGACGCAACACAGGGGCTGCGAGCAAAATCAAGCATCGTACAATGTCTTTCAATTGGATGCATTCGTGAATACCAGCAAAATCGCCGACCTGCGGCAGTTTCCCAAAGTGTCCACGGCCATCGATGCGATTTCCGTGTCCGGCCGCACGCTGCTCTCGCTCACCCAATCCGTCCAGAACATTTTGGAGAACATGCTGCAGACGTCCTCGTTCAATTTGACCACGTACCGCAGCAGCGTGGGTGCGCCCACGCCCGAAAAGGATTTGGCCACGTTCATTGATCAAATGCAGCGGGTGGCCTTGCAGGTAAGGCTAGCAGCTGTGCGTTGGCCACACTGGTGTCACCCCACCTGATtagtttcaattaaaatgggTCCGCCGCAGCGGGGGTAGGGGGACTACGTGGACTGCATAATGCCGCATTCAATTCACTTCACTCATCCGATTTGTGTCGCCAGATTCAGGATGTGGCCACGTCCTCGCGCATGACCACCCTGGGCAGCCGGTCCAAGCGCCTGCAGGCCTCGATCCTCCAGCCCCTGGAGAACCTGCAGAACGAGATACTATACCATCTGACGGCCCTCGAGCTGCAGCGGGACCCCTGGGCCAAGCAGGTCAACCAGACGCTCAACCACCTGAAGAGCATCCAGAGCTACCTGGAGAACAAGGCCGGCGAGATATGCCACAATATGACGCGAGCCTACACGGATCGGTAAGATATGGTTTTGCAGGGCTGATCAACCTGTGGGTACCAGGAGTCACTGGTAGGATAGCAAGTATTGAAGTGTTTTTTATACGAGGGTTCCACAGAAATATCTTagaaaggtgtctaaaagcaggctacaaaatatttttattgcgaaaatttttaatttattttgcgtAATACTTTTGTACAGCGATTATTATTTGAACGAGCATTCCACATTCACTTGAATTCCTAAATCAtcatctaaaattaaaatagtatAGTTCGAGTTGCAAAAGACAGTGTTTTTATTGGAAAAGACTACTCCTTTTGGAGCTCCATTCTTTTGGACAGCCAACCTCATTAAAGAGTGTTTAAAAGTATCCAGAAAGACCATGTCTTCAATATCAGTGTCCTCATCgtcattattaaattacacAATCCTATCTCTCGGAAACCGCATCAtaggttttttctttatttttaaactcaaCCATTTCCAATACaacgtagcatacttttaggcatattttcaatgtttttaaatCTCCTCGGTTTTTAGTGGCGTTTCCAACCACCGAATCTTATGTTATATGCACATTCAAAGCACTAAACACCTGGAAATGCTCTGGCCACTGTTAATTGCGGCAAGGCCCCAGTGCCTCTCGACCGAAAGTCAAGACCCCACCCAGTCAAAAGTGCTCCCATTTAGCCACTTTTCCGACCGCCTGCAGCGCTCTTGGAGCTGACTTCTCGGTCTGTCTGCgtgttttagttttattattgTGTTGCTCTTTCCCCAACTGGCAGAGAAACAAACAACTCAAACAATGATGGTGGGTAGTGCACTCGGAGCACTGCACATAGTTTCCGGTTTTATCAGATAATTGAAAGTCCTAATCGTTTGATTAAGTTTGCCAAGTGTCATGATTGCATTTTTAGTGTTTTGCCAAGCGTCCACTTACGTTTGCCACACAATCGCCCTTATGATAGGTGGAATGAGCAGGAATGCTAAATATTTTGCTACTAGGACTTCAGAATGCCCAAAAGTCCTTTGTCGTTTAAGGCCGTTGGGAGCCTCTTATAAAATCAAGAGCTTTCTAAGCGATATGGCCAATAAACAATCAAAATGGCATTGTCATATCAGTGATTTTGGTAAATTCAAGTACCAAGTTGAATGGGTTTTGGCATACAATAaagtacatttaaattaaatttaactgccatgaagatattaaaaaaaactaaacttttgtaaaaaaaataattacttaGCTCTTTGATTTATGAACATTATATTAAGCGTTCTAAAAGTatggtttaaaatataatgtttcataattttaatttaatactcCATTCCAAAAAATACTCTAACAGCAAAGCTCAAAATATTGGATTCGAGTATTAAACACACATTTACATTTCTTTTGAAGCCActctaaataatttttaccgCCTCAGCCTGAAGGCCTACTTGACCAGCAGTCGCGCCACCATGGAGTCCCAGCTGGGCGACACCACCACCAAGTGCCGCCCCTTCTACGACACCTTCGACGCCAGCCGCACCTTCCTCTGCCGCAACATGGTGGACTTCATCAACGGCCTCACATTCTTCATCTTCCTCACGCTGCTCCTCTGGGCCATTGGCACGCCGGTGGGCCTCAACCTAATCACCGTCCAAACCCGGCTAAATGTGATGCAGGCGGCCCAAGCGCGCAGCAAGGGCAGGCACAGGAGGAGCGACCGGAGtccggagcaggagcagcggaGCGGTAGTCGTGGCCGGAAGAAGCAGCGGACGAGCAGTTCGGCGGCCAGCGGGCGGAGTGGAAAGAGGGAGCAGAGCCGGGAGAGAAGCACCAGCAGCACGGCGAGACCGAAGCCACCACTGTAAGTCGATTGAGTGTTGGTGACCCCGGCTTTTCTTTATTACTTACTTGATTCATATTACGAACATTACATTAAAGGCATTCCTTCTACTTCACCTGTTGACCCCAACATATTCACATACCTTTACAGAAGACGCACTGCCACGGAAGAAACGCTGGACCTGGCCGACGAGGACTCCACCCCAtcgaggcagcagcagcaacagcagccacaacGGCGCCAGGAGCAGAACCAGCGGGAAACGGACAGGGAGCGGGTGCGCGAACGGGATCAGCGGAGTCGGGAGCGGGAGTTGAGCAGGGGTCGCGACGTCTCCGCCTTGAACACGCCGGtgcgcagtcgcagtcgccaGCAGCTGTGAGTAGCTTCCCAGGCTGGGCCACCGCATCTCATTCCATTCCATGTTGCATACCAGGCGCCACGATCCCGAGGATGACAATTGGGGCTCATCCAGCGGACCCAGTAGGGCCAACTCCCGCGAGCGAGATCGCGAGAGCAGTCAGACTAGAAAGATACTCAATATTTGGCAGTCGCGCAATAAGATCAAGACGCCCCTGTAAGTCGAGGTCCCCTAGTTAAGCCCTCCTCTTCTGATTTATCTCATACCCTTTGCCCAAAGTCGCCGGCAAGGCACTGAGGAGTTCGACTTTGAAGATGCCCACGAGGACAGAGGGTGGCAGtcccagagccagagccagagccagaatCAGAACCAAAATCAGATCCATAGCCATAACCAGTCCAGTGTCAGTCCCGAACAGCGGCCCGATCCGCGCAGCCTTCGCTCCAATCTCCGTGCTAAGACCAAGTTGTAAGTGACCCCGTTGGTGACCCCGAAGTCCGAGACCCTCTCCCCCACTTTGCTCACTCTCTGCCCCCTCTGTGCATGCCAGACGTAGTACCAATGCGGATAGAGCTAGCAGTGAAACGGTCCGGCGTCCCATAACTCCCGTGCTCAGCGTGAATCCGGACATTCCGGCCGCCATTCCGATGCCCCGGACGCCGATGCGTCTCAAGAGCAAGGTCTCGCTGACCGCTCGAGCTGTGCAGGACATTGTCAACAAGCGGAATCAGCGCCTGTGAGTGTCTCAGTCCCGCCAACCCAACGACAATCCCCAGCCAGAGTCACAATAGCACCTGCACCACCCACTAACTACCACGAGTCTCACCCAGTAATTCTTCTCTGATATAAATGCTGTATCCTCAAAAAC is part of the Drosophila biarmipes strain raj3 chromosome 2R, RU_DBia_V1.1, whole genome shotgun sequence genome and encodes:
- the LOC108022916 gene encoding uncharacterized protein LOC108022916 isoform X2 translates to MDQRNLTLPTPAATTIMSSSSAAMAAGLASFVGGAGGGPTTSALAGSTIALATTTTTAATTTTPATFFTYSIPGMDIAPGPFIFTYVSEFLSLITPEELPLDSIRDVLHKNTSLLDFASNAIKIESGFIALMSVFAILALVPLLATCAWCCGRRSTQEEVDHIRNAPCNIRDESLEESLRCRKSAGLVTLWIVFILLTLSDFSIFYANSRLSAGVEMTPEMVKSAVHDVEVFLKDTHLQIKHKLDNGFHVSVERVVKDLEDVDVLLGEPIQSEISAHTGLELAYDSLTTLSLANAELIYRVLMLQETVGRALKLSQEAAARMEELQIQLSVLQRQCTYRDRPLCDTLRIRSFEENGVVDALKTLQEDQSIFRMRYLGEIEFGATVKNLTSEVGVSRSIFSNFPQQVKHDTAYERNYTLEQLATIRLRTTANAQLLTSTISGLLQRLEGTWSSLQPAYNELKEWADAYWSVGWIAGTVIVWVMLFMLMSYCCFLCESNVKSGVVFFIAVMLICLASICLTFYAVFSLAVGGNAEVFLCRSLYDEDYSMLNKLLDKPGYAYAREPQTGIIGELLRPAGVNRSVVNVGLGQALRGCEQNQASYNVFQLDAFVNTSKIADLRQFPKVSTAIDAISVSGRTLLSLTQSVQNILENMLQTSSFNLTTYRSSVGAPTPEKDLATFIDQMQRVALQIQDVATSSRMTTLGSRSKRLQASILQPLENLQNEILYHLTALELQRDPWAKQVNQTLNHLKSIQSYLENKAGEICHNMTRAYTDRLKAYLTSSRATMESQLGDTTTKCRPFYDTFDASRTFLCRNMVDFINGLTFFIFLTLLLWAIGTPVGLNLITVQTRLNVMQAAQARSKGRHRRSDRSPEQEQRSGSRGRKKQRTSSSAASGRSGKREQSRERSTSSTARPKPPLRRTATEETLDLADEDSTPSRQQQQQQPQRRQEQNQRETDRERVRERDQRSRERELSRGRDVSALNTPVRSRSRQQLRHDPEDDNWGSSSGPSRANSRERDRESSQTRKILNIWQSRNKIKTPLRRQGTEEFDFEDAHEDRGWQSQSQSQSQNQNQNQIHSHNQSSVSPEQRPDPRSLRSNLRAKTKLRSTNADRASSETVRRPITPVLSVNPDIPAAIPMPRTPMRLKSKVSLTARAVQDIVNKRNQRLQRTGTDEFDLDESDAYGAGGHLDADVAAARRTPPRSAPPPPPPPAAGLNSDKVYIF